A segment of the Pseudomonas versuta genome:
AGGTCAACAGCAAATTGAACGGATTTTTGTAGCAGTGCCACAAATGCACCCAGCGGCTGAGGGGCTGTTCGTGCTCAACTTCATTGAGCCCGTGTTGCTGGCGCAGGGCTTCAGCCTCGGCTTCGCTCAGGCCATCAGTATGCGTACCCAGACTGTCGATCAATACCGCACTATCGCGGTTGGCTGCTGCCACCAGGGTCTGGGCCAGTGTCGCAGGCACTTCACGGCTGACCGTGGTGTTGGTCAAACTGTCGAGCAAGGCCAGACGCCGGAAATGCCGGCCGATATGGCGAGTGCGCAAAAAGCCGGCGAAGAATTCTTTGAGGGTGAGTTTCATCGTGCTACTCCTGCGCCGCCTGCACTCACCCGTTCAGAGTGACTATGCAGACGGCCTAAATCTGGAACCGTCATTCATGGTTTTAAATCCCGGGGCGAACCAGATGCTCGCGTCTAATCGAACAATCGGACACAGCCCGGCAATGCGGGCCGATGATGGCGGCGACGGATTGGCATAAAGAAGTTGCCCATAACGATTTCCCCTGACGATCAACCAAACGGCGCAGCGGGCACACGCGTACGACATGTCGCGACCTGCCACCAAGGGCATTGATCACACACGTTTCAGTGTCGATGAGAGAACTTGCGGGGTCGGGTCGCTACTGACCCGATCAAGACGCCGCTTCTCGCTACTCAGCAAGAAAACGGCAGGGGAATCTGCGCGCTAGCTTGCCGGGAATATGCCGGTGTTGATAACCGGCCGACAACTGTGACTCGAGTTTTTACCCACTGAGAGCCTGCGCTATTAATGAAAACGCCGGCAGCTTACGCCCGACGTTTTAGAGAGTAAACCGCAGCAAGGCTTCGGTTTTGTGAATTAGAAGGATCTTCAGGCGGGGTTCAGTTTCACTCATATGAAGTGACATAAGGGCCCGAAACAGGGAGTCAAACCCTGGTATCCAATGCAGAATCAGCCTTCTGGGGGCGCTTGTCACAGGCGCGCAGCGACATGAAAGCCTTGCCGGGCGAATCGGCATGACAGGCAGCTGCGGGTCGCTCAAGCCATGCCTGACCTGACAAAAATCTGCATGCATATCACTGCCTTGCCAGGCGTATCAGTGACCTGGAGGTCATCGCGGCTCATGTCAAAAACGCTCAGGTATTCAGTCCATGGCGCCCGCCTTGGCGCCTCGTAACGCTGCCCGGCAAACTCGCCGTTCGTGGTCTTGGCCTGGACATCCCCGCTTACAATACTGGCCACGCCGACAGGCCCGAAAACACATCAAAACTCAGGTGTTATCCCACTGCCTGATACGAATCCGGCAATGCTTCATGGCGTTGACAATATGCTTCTCGACCATGCTGCGTGAAATGCCGAGGCGCTCGGCAATTTCCGGATGCGACAAGCCTTCAAGCTTGCGCAGTAAAAAGCTGTCACGGCACGCCGCAGGCAGTTCGGCCAGAGCGCGCTGGATCAAGTCCAGGCGTTGATGCTGGTCCATCAACACCTGGGGCGAGGGGGTGAAAAAGCGCTCCTCGGCGTCCAGCACCTCCAGCGGTTCAACCTGACGCAAAGCGTTGCGCCGATGACCATCAATCACCAGATTGAGCGCCGTGCGATATAGAAATGCCCGCGGCTGCTGGATCGGCTCATCACTGGCGCGCTCAAGCACACGCACGTAGGCGTCATGCACCACATCTTCTGCCGCCTGGGCATTGCCCAGCCTGGCACTCAAAAACTTCACCAGTTCGCGATAGTAGTTTTCCAACATGACTCCTGGCCGCAGGGTTGCGGCAACATTCCATGAGCGCAGAAACAGGCCGAATCAATAGCGGCATGATGATGGCACTTTTGCAGATGTAATTTATAGCAATTCTCATATAGATTTAAGATTGCAGCGCTAAACCACCCTGAAACATTATGTAACAAGCGTAAAAACAAACACTTAAATCTGCGATTCACTCTCTCGTTTACTCAACAGCTCCCGTGTCTGTCGGTTTGCCGACAGCGTTCGCTTTTGCCGTTTACGGTTCAAACAGCGTAGCGACGGGCCGACTCCTATTGGCCGGAACCCAGCATGAAACGCCCGAGACAGAACCGTCGTGCACTTTTCATCTGCCTGTTGGCATTATTCGTTGGAGTTCTGACTGCGTGGCTATTTGTGCCCCCGGGTCGCCAAGCGTATGACACCGTCCCTGTCACACGTGCAGATATTGAAAGCAGTGTGACGGCCCTCGGCACCCTGCAACCGAGCCAATACGTCGACGTGGGTGCGCAGGCATCAGGGCAAATCAACAAAATCCACGTCAATGCCGGTGATGAAGTCCAAGAAGGTCAGTTGCTGGTCGAAATCGACCCGGCGACCCAGCGAGCCAAGCTCGATGCCAGCCGTTTTGCCACGCAAAACCTCAAGGCTCAACTACAGGAACAGCGCGCACTGCACGACCTGGCCAAAAAGAAATATCAGCGCCAGCTGAATCTCGCCAAAGGCGGCGCAACCCGCGAAGAAGACATACAAAGCGCACTCGCTGAAGTGCGTACCACCCTGGCACGGACCGACATGGTCCAGGCGCAAATCCTTCAGGCCCAGGCCAGTTTGCGCAGTGACGAAGCAGAACTGGGCTACACCCGTATCTACGCGCCCATCTCCGGCACCGTGGTGGCACTGGATGCACGCGAAGGCCAAACCCTCAATGCCCAACAGCAAACACCGCTGATTCTGCGCATTGCCAAACTCTCGGCCATGACCGTCTGGGCAGAAGTCTCGGAAGCAGATATCGGCTACGTCAAACCGGGCATGCCAGCGTATTTCACCACCCTGAGTGGGGCTAACCGGCGCTGGAACACCCGGGTACGGCAGATTTTGCCCGTGCCGCCCAAACCTCTTAATGAGGCCAGCCAGGGCGGTGGCAGCCCTTCGAGCGCAGGCAAAAGCGGCAGCGCGCGCGTGGTGCTTTACACCGTACTGCTCGACGTCGACAACACCGATCAGGGGTTGATGCCTGAAATGACTGCCCAGGTGTTTTTCGTCGCTGGCCAGGCCAAAGACGTATTACTGGCCCCCATCATTGCCTTACAGGGCAGTGCTGAAAGCAACCGGCAAACCGCCCGTATCGTGAGCAGAGACGGCAAAATCCAGTCCCGCGAGATCCGCACCGGAATCAGTGACCGCTTGCGGGTAGAAATTATCGATGGCTTGAACGAAGGCGATCACCTGCTCATCGGCCCCGCCACCGGTAACGGAGGCTGAATGCCCACTCCCCTGATCGACCTGCAAGATATCCGCAAGGTCTACGGCGGCAGCGAGACGCCCGAAGTTCACGTACTCAAAGGGATTAGCCTGTCGATCCATGCCGGAGAGTTCGTGGCGATTGTCGGAGCCTCGGGCTCGGGCAAATCCACCCTGATGAACATTCTGGGCTGCCTCGACCGCCCGACCTCAGGGCGCTATTTGTTCGCAGGTGAAGACGTGGCCCGTCTGGACAGTGACGAACTGGCCTGGCTACGCCGCGAAGCCTTCGGCTTTGTGTTCCAGGGTTATCACCTGATCCCCTCGGCGTCGGCCCAGGAAAACGTCGAAATGCCGGCCATTTATGCCGGCATGCCCGCCGCCGAGCGTCACGCACGGGCGGGCGCCCTGCTCGCCCGCCTGGGCCTGGGCGAGCGCACGGCCAACCGCCCTCATCAGCTGTCCGGCGGTCAACAACAACGGGTATCGATTGCCCGCGCCCTCATGAACGGCGGGCACATCATCCTCGCCGACGAACCCACCGGCGCTCTGGACAGCCACAGCGGCGCCGAAGTCATGACCCTGCTTGACGAGCTGGCGAGCCAGGGTCACGTGGTGATCCTGATTACCCACGACCGCGAAGTCGCAGCGCGGGCCAATCGCATCATCGAAGTGCGCGACGGCGAGGTGGTCAGCGACAGCGCCAGCGCTCAACCGTCTGCGCGCGCCGATAACCCTGACGCCTTGCAGGCCGTCGATTTACGCAAACGCCTCAATGAAGGCAGCGAAGCCCGCGGGGCCTGGAAAGGCGAGCTGGTCGACGCGGTTCAGGCGGCCTGGCGGGTGATGTGGATCAACCGCTTCCGCACGGCCCTGACCTTGCTCGGCATCGTTATCGGTGTGGCCTCGGTGGTCGTGATGCTGGCGGTGGGCGAAGGCAGCAAACGCCAGGTCATGGCCGAAATGGGGGCATTCGGCTCCAACATCATTTACCTCAGCGGTATGCCACCCAGACCACGGGCACCGCCGGGCATCGTTAGCCTCAACGACGTCGCAGCGCTTTCGACCCTGCCCCAGGTACAAATGATCATGCCAATCAACGGCGCGCAAATCGGCGTTCGTTACGGGAACGTCGACCACACCCTGTACACCGGCGGCAATGGCATCGACTTCCCGGCGATTTTCAACTGGCCGGTGGTCCTGGGCAGCTTCTTCACCCAGGCCGACGAAGACGCCGCCGCTGCCGTAGCGGTGATCGGTAAAAAGGTCCGGGACAAAGTGCTCAAGGATGTACCCAACCCTATTGGCCAGTACATCCTGCTGGAGAACGTACCGTTCCGGGTGGTCGGCGTACTGGCCGAAAAAGGCGCCAGCTCCGGCGACTCCGACAGTGACGCGCGTATCGTGGTGCCCTACTCCGCCGCCAGCGTGCGCCTGTTCGGCACGCACAATCCGGAATACGTGGTGATCGCGGCTGCCGATGCAAGCAAGGTCAGACAAACCGAAAAAGCCATCGAGCAGTTGATGCTCAAACTGCACCACGGCACGCGGGATTTCGAGATCACCAACAATGCGGCGATGATCCAGGCCGAAGCCAAAACCCGTAATAGCCTGTCGCTGATGCTCGGTTCGATTGCCGCCATTTCATTGTTGGTGGGGGGTATCGGGGTGATGAATATCATGCTGATGACCGTACGCGAACGTACCCGTGAAATCGGTATCCGCATGGCCACCGGCGCCCGTCAGCGCGACATTCTGCGCCAGTTCCTGACCGAGGCCCTGATGCTCTCTATGGTCGGCGGGCTGACCGGTATCACCTTGGCCTTCATGGTCGGTGGCATTCTGTTGCTGTGCGATGTGGCGGTGGCGTTCTCCCTGTTTGCGGTCCTCGGCGCCTTTGGTTGTGCGCTGGTGACTGGCGTTATTTTCGGCTTTATGCCGGCCCGCAAAGCTGCCCGGCTAGATCCGGTCACAGCCCTGACCAGTGAATGATTCGATGAACCTGTCCTTGAGCGTGCTGACTGCGTGCCTGCTGCTAAGCGCGTGCAGTCAGCCCCTGCCCCATAACAGCCCTGCGCCGATACCGCCTTCGAGCTGGCAATCGCCCCATGCACTGGCCAGCCAGGCAGGCAGTCGACAATGGTGGAGTCATTTTTCCAGCACGGACCTTGACCGTTTGATTACTCAGGCCCGTACCTCCAGCTACGACCTCGCAGCCGCCGTCGCACGCGTGCAGCAGGCCCGGGCCAGCGCCGTGATCGCTGGCGCCCCGCTGATGCCTGAAGTGAAATTCGGTTCCAGCGCCAATCGCGAGAAGCTATTACGTGGCAAGGGCTATAGCCAGCTGGATGCCAGCGATGACAACAAGGCCGTGGCCTATTTTGACGCCAACCTGAGCGCCAGTTATGAAGTGGACTTTTGGGGCGGCAAATCCGCAGCACGGGACAGCGCCGTACAGGCGCTCAAGGCCAGCGAATTTGATCAGGCCACGGTGGAGCTGACCTTGCTCAGCAGCGTGGCCAACAGTTATGTGCAAACCCTGGCCTTCAACGAACAACTGCGCATTGCCAGGCTCAATCTGGCCAACGCACAGAGCGTCATGCATGTCGTGCAAACCCGCTATGACGCAGGCTCGGCCACAGCCGAGGAACTGGCCCAGCAAAAGAGCCTGGTGGCCAGCCAGCAACGGCAATTGCCACTGGTTGAGCAACAGGCCCAAGAGGCGCGAATCACCCTGGCCGTGCTGCTAGGTCAACCGGTGCAAAGCCTTGTTTTGGGCAACACTGCGTTCGACCAGTTGCAATGGCCATCGATTGGCAGCGGCTTGCCCAGCGAACTGCTGACCCGGCGCCCCGACATCGCCAGTGCCGAAGCCAGACTCGCCGCTGCAGCGGCCGACATCAGGGTGGCGCGAGCGGCCATGCTGCCCGGCCTGACCCTGAGCGCGAGCCTGGGATCGGGTTCAGACCGTTTCAGCGATGTCCTGCGCAGCCCGTTCTACAGCCTCACCGCCGGGCTGGCAGCGCCGATCTTCAATAACGGCCGCCTCAGCGCCGAACGCGACAAAGCCACAGCACACCAGCAAGAGCTGCTGCAGACCTATCGGGGGAGCATCATCAACGCTTTTGCCGACGTCGAAAAAGCCCTCAACAGCGCCAGTGGTCTGGACCAACAACGGCACTGGCAAGACGAAGAACTGAAACAGGCACAGCAGGCATTCGATATTGCCGAACACCGCTATAAAGCCGGTGCCGAGATATTGCTCACGGTCCTGGAGACCCAGCGCACGCTGTATCAGGCCCAGGACCAGAACGTACAACTGCGTCTGGCCCGGCTGCAGGCCAGCATTGCGCTGTACAAGGCATTGGGCGGAGGCTGGCAGGTGGATATCCCTCACCTGTAGGAGCGAGCTTGCTTGCGAGCTTTTATTTCAGACACCGGACAGCTCGCTCCTACACGAGTTACGGTAAGCCACTGGATGGAACTCTGAATGACGGAGGGGATCAGTGATTCATGACCTGCGGTTAAATGTGCTTTGCCTGACTTGCGGTTTTTCCCGCAGAACAAGGCGAGGATACTCAGTCTGATTCTTACGACCTCCAAGGAGTTATCCATGACAGTTCCAGCATTCGGCGTCGGCACGTTCCGTCTTAAAGGCCAGGTGGTGATTGACTCAGTCAAGAACGCGCTAGATTTGGGCTACCGGGCCGTCGATACCGCGCAGATCTATGAGAACGAAGCCGAAGTCGGCCAGGCCATTGCCGAAAGTGGCATAGCCCGTGATCAACTGTTTATCACCAGCAAAATCTGGGTCAGTAACTTCGCCCACGACAAGCTGATTGCCAGCCTCAAGGACAGTCTGAAAAAACTGCGCACCGACCATCTGGACCTGACGCTGATTCACTGGCCGTCACCGAACGACGAGGTGCCGGTCGCAGAGTTCATGGGCGCGCTGCTTGAAGCCAAAAAACTGGGTTTGACCAGGCAGATCGGCATTTCCAACTTCACCATCGCGCTGATGAAAGAAGCCATTGCCGCTGTCGGTGCCGAGAACATCGCCACCAATCAGATTGAACTGCACCCGTACCTGCAGAACCGCAAAGTGGTTGAGTTCGCACAGAGCAAAGGCATCCATATTACGTCTTACATGACGCTGGCCTACGGCGAGGTACTGAAAGATCCGGTGATCAAGGCCATTGCAGATCGTCATGGGGCAACCAGCGCCCAGGTGACCCTGGCGTGGGCCATGCAACTGGGCTACTCGGTGATTCCGTCATCCACCAAGCGGGCCAACCTGGAGAGCAATCTCAAGGCCTGCGCGCTGACCCTGAGCGAAGAAGACATGGCGCAGATTGCAGCGCTGGATCGCGGCCATCGCCTGACAAGCCCGCAAAGCGTTGCGCCGAAGTGGGATTGATCGCTGCACGGTGATATACAACGGCGAGCTTGCCTGATGATGCCGGAATGCGGCTGAAACTATCGCCAGGCAAGCTCGCTCCTTCCGCCGTGATTTCTAATGGGTCCCGAACCTCTCTAGCTGCATTTCCTGAAGCCGGCTCAGCGTACGGCGAAAGGCAAACTCCAGGTAACCCAGGGTATACAGCTGATCCATGGGCACTTGCGCCTCGATGCACACCGGTACTTTACGGTCGTAGCACTCGTCTACCAGTGCGATAAAACGTCGTACGCTGTCGTCAAACCTGGACAGTTGCGGCAGTTCACGATCCCCCGCCTCGACTTTCACCGGCCCATCTTCGGTGCCACGGGCGATCTTGCCTTCCCGCTGCTCGGCGCTCAGGCAAGGCACCTCGCTGAGCAGAATCACCTTGAAGCGATCGCAGATATCCATGAACTCACTGGCGGCCAGCGGCTGCTCGCACAGTTCATGGAAGTTGCACCACAGCACGCTATCGCTGGCTTGCACCACGCGCAGCGAACGGTGTCCGACTCTAACCGGTTGATCACTCACCGCCTGCCCCCGGGTCAGCTCTGCAAACACTGACGGCATGACACTGGGCTGCCCGGGCCCGGTCACCCAGTAGCGCTGTCTGGCGATGCCGGGATGCAAGCGGTGATCCTCGCTGCCATCCACCGAAACGATGTCCATGTGCTTGAGAATGGCGGTAATCGCCGGGGCGAAACGTTCTTTATTGTGCCCCTGGCTATAAAGTTGTTCCGGCGGCTGATTGGAGGTGCAGACCAATACCACCCCTTCATCAAACATCACCTGAAACAAGCGCCCGAGAATAATGGCGTCGCCAATGTCATTGACGAACAGTTCGTCAAAACACAGAACCCTGAGCTCTTTGCCCAACTCCTTGGCCAATACCTTGAGCGGGTCGGCGGTACCGGTCAGTTGAAACAGACGCTGATGCACCCATTGCATGAAGTGATGAAAGTGCTGACGCCGCGCCGCAACCCGCAAGCTTTGGTAAAACTGATCCATCAACCAGGTTTTGCCTCTGCCCACCGGCCCCCACAGATACACCCCCCTGACTTCCCGCGCGCCTTGATGCAGGGCTTCGTGGCAGTGCTGCAGCGCCTGTACTGCTTGCCATTGAGCGGGATCATGGACAAAACCTTGCTGCTCGACGGCCTGTCGCCAGGCACTGAGGGGGGATTGGGTATTCATTGCGATAACGGGCTCCGGAATCAGACGCGCAAGTATGCCAGCAAGGCAGCGATTTTCGGCACTTGAAATTTTCCTGGCCGCCACCACATTGTTACCCGAGCGGTAACAGAGCATTTTGCCATCGGATCTTTTTACTTTGATGGATCGGCGTATTATTGAGCAGGTGAAATGAACAGCAGTTGAAACACCACGGTACTTCGTACGACGCTGATTGAACCTTCAACACGCGCCGTAACTTCTTTCCGCCCGCATGGCAAATGAAGTCAGTCAGTTTGATAACTTTAGAGGCCACTTACATGAAAACTTTAATTGCATTATTCCTTGCCGGTTTTGCCAGCCTGGCACTGGCCAGTGGAAGTTCAACGGTTGATCCCTCGTCGGTCGAACATTACAACTACGGGTCGAAACTGGACATTGCGAAAGTGATCAGCCTGTCCAGTATCCCTGACGTGTGTGAAGTCGTACCGGCGCAAATGATCTATGAAGACTCTCATGGTCAGCGTCATACCCTTGAATACCAGGTGATGGGTGACGGTTGCAGCAACCACTAGGCACACGCAGTTGCATGCACGGATGCAACCCCCGGGCCCCCTCTTTGCAGGGGGCTTTTTATTGGGCGGTTAAAACACAGGATTATTACTGATCCGGAAAGACTGCATGACAAAGTTTTGACTTTAATCACTGCGGGAGACGCGTATTCTATGTTCATCCCTCACCACAACATTGAAACAGGGCACGGTACTTCGTGTTACGCCGCACTGCTGACGGCGTAATAACTTCGACCGCCGGCACGGCAATAGAAGTCAGTGATACGTGATTGTTTTAAGGTCTCAACAATGAAAAGTTTTATTGCTCTTGCATTGATTGGTTTTTCAACACTGGCCGCTGCTGATGAACTTCAAGTCGCCCAGCCACAACCGGTTGTAGAACATTACACCTATGCCACTAACCTCGATATTGCGAAAGTCATCAGTGTTTCGCCAACCGACGACGTCTGTGAAGTGGTGCCGGCACAAATGACTTACGAAGACCATCAGGGTCAGCGTCATATTCTTGAATACCGCGTAATGGG
Coding sequences within it:
- a CDS encoding sigma-70 family RNA polymerase sigma factor gives rise to the protein MLENYYRELVKFLSARLGNAQAAEDVVHDAYVRVLERASDEPIQQPRAFLYRTALNLVIDGHRRNALRQVEPLEVLDAEERFFTPSPQVLMDQHQRLDLIQRALAELPAACRDSFLLRKLEGLSHPEIAERLGISRSMVEKHIVNAMKHCRIRIRQWDNT
- a CDS encoding efflux RND transporter periplasmic adaptor subunit, with the translated sequence MKRPRQNRRALFICLLALFVGVLTAWLFVPPGRQAYDTVPVTRADIESSVTALGTLQPSQYVDVGAQASGQINKIHVNAGDEVQEGQLLVEIDPATQRAKLDASRFATQNLKAQLQEQRALHDLAKKKYQRQLNLAKGGATREEDIQSALAEVRTTLARTDMVQAQILQAQASLRSDEAELGYTRIYAPISGTVVALDAREGQTLNAQQQTPLILRIAKLSAMTVWAEVSEADIGYVKPGMPAYFTTLSGANRRWNTRVRQILPVPPKPLNEASQGGGSPSSAGKSGSARVVLYTVLLDVDNTDQGLMPEMTAQVFFVAGQAKDVLLAPIIALQGSAESNRQTARIVSRDGKIQSREIRTGISDRLRVEIIDGLNEGDHLLIGPATGNGG
- a CDS encoding MacB family efflux pump subunit — its product is MPTPLIDLQDIRKVYGGSETPEVHVLKGISLSIHAGEFVAIVGASGSGKSTLMNILGCLDRPTSGRYLFAGEDVARLDSDELAWLRREAFGFVFQGYHLIPSASAQENVEMPAIYAGMPAAERHARAGALLARLGLGERTANRPHQLSGGQQQRVSIARALMNGGHIILADEPTGALDSHSGAEVMTLLDELASQGHVVILITHDREVAARANRIIEVRDGEVVSDSASAQPSARADNPDALQAVDLRKRLNEGSEARGAWKGELVDAVQAAWRVMWINRFRTALTLLGIVIGVASVVVMLAVGEGSKRQVMAEMGAFGSNIIYLSGMPPRPRAPPGIVSLNDVAALSTLPQVQMIMPINGAQIGVRYGNVDHTLYTGGNGIDFPAIFNWPVVLGSFFTQADEDAAAAVAVIGKKVRDKVLKDVPNPIGQYILLENVPFRVVGVLAEKGASSGDSDSDARIVVPYSAASVRLFGTHNPEYVVIAAADASKVRQTEKAIEQLMLKLHHGTRDFEITNNAAMIQAEAKTRNSLSLMLGSIAAISLLVGGIGVMNIMLMTVRERTREIGIRMATGARQRDILRQFLTEALMLSMVGGLTGITLAFMVGGILLLCDVAVAFSLFAVLGAFGCALVTGVIFGFMPARKAARLDPVTALTSE
- a CDS encoding efflux transporter outer membrane subunit, which codes for MNLSLSVLTACLLLSACSQPLPHNSPAPIPPSSWQSPHALASQAGSRQWWSHFSSTDLDRLITQARTSSYDLAAAVARVQQARASAVIAGAPLMPEVKFGSSANREKLLRGKGYSQLDASDDNKAVAYFDANLSASYEVDFWGGKSAARDSAVQALKASEFDQATVELTLLSSVANSYVQTLAFNEQLRIARLNLANAQSVMHVVQTRYDAGSATAEELAQQKSLVASQQRQLPLVEQQAQEARITLAVLLGQPVQSLVLGNTAFDQLQWPSIGSGLPSELLTRRPDIASAEARLAAAAADIRVARAAMLPGLTLSASLGSGSDRFSDVLRSPFYSLTAGLAAPIFNNGRLSAERDKATAHQQELLQTYRGSIINAFADVEKALNSASGLDQQRHWQDEELKQAQQAFDIAEHRYKAGAEILLTVLETQRTLYQAQDQNVQLRLARLQASIALYKALGGGWQVDIPHL
- the dkgB gene encoding 2,5-didehydrogluconate reductase DkgB; its protein translation is MTVPAFGVGTFRLKGQVVIDSVKNALDLGYRAVDTAQIYENEAEVGQAIAESGIARDQLFITSKIWVSNFAHDKLIASLKDSLKKLRTDHLDLTLIHWPSPNDEVPVAEFMGALLEAKKLGLTRQIGISNFTIALMKEAIAAVGAENIATNQIELHPYLQNRKVVEFAQSKGIHITSYMTLAYGEVLKDPVIKAIADRHGATSAQVTLAWAMQLGYSVIPSSTKRANLESNLKACALTLSEEDMAQIAALDRGHRLTSPQSVAPKWD
- the zapE gene encoding cell division protein ZapE; the protein is MNTQSPLSAWRQAVEQQGFVHDPAQWQAVQALQHCHEALHQGAREVRGVYLWGPVGRGKTWLMDQFYQSLRVAARRQHFHHFMQWVHQRLFQLTGTADPLKVLAKELGKELRVLCFDELFVNDIGDAIILGRLFQVMFDEGVVLVCTSNQPPEQLYSQGHNKERFAPAITAILKHMDIVSVDGSEDHRLHPGIARQRYWVTGPGQPSVMPSVFAELTRGQAVSDQPVRVGHRSLRVVQASDSVLWCNFHELCEQPLAASEFMDICDRFKVILLSEVPCLSAEQREGKIARGTEDGPVKVEAGDRELPQLSRFDDSVRRFIALVDECYDRKVPVCIEAQVPMDQLYTLGYLEFAFRRTLSRLQEMQLERFGTH
- a CDS encoding DUF2790 domain-containing protein translates to MKTLIALFLAGFASLALASGSSTVDPSSVEHYNYGSKLDIAKVISLSSIPDVCEVVPAQMIYEDSHGQRHTLEYQVMGDGCSNH
- a CDS encoding DUF2790 domain-containing protein, with amino-acid sequence MKSFIALALIGFSTLAAADELQVAQPQPVVEHYTYATNLDIAKVISVSPTDDVCEVVPAQMTYEDHQGQRHILEYRVMGNGCSNG